Genomic window (Paraglaciecola psychrophila 170):
TAGGGCATGGGCTAAAGTGATGAATTTAGACCGATAATATAAATCATTATTAATAATGAGCTGCGGTTAAGGGATTTAACCGCAGCTCATTACATTTTTACTTTTGATTCCAATCAATCAACAATTCTAGTTTTTCTTGCTTGTCATCTAATCCACACATTTCATCGTAAGGTGTAGTTTGTCTTAACCATACCTCGTCAAAACGTTTATGGTTAAGATGCACTTTTATCTCGTTAAGACAATCGAACGTCATCGGTATATTATTTCGATCCCGTACAATATTTTGTTTATCTTCTGCTTTCCCTTCCCCTTCCCCTATTGAAGCAAGGTAGGTGCCGCCCTCGATAGATTCAATGTATAATTTCATTCATTACTCCTTTTTTATAGATTTTGAACGGGAGGGGTGTTTATTAAGATCATAAAATTAAGTCACTATTACATTGTTGAGATAGAAAAATGAAAATTGGAATCGTCATAAGCTTGTTATTGGGTT
Coding sequences:
- a CDS encoding DUF6482 family protein; translation: MKLYIESIEGGTYLASIGEGEGKAEDKQNIVRDRNNIPMTFDCLNEIKVHLNHKRFDEVWLRQTTPYDEMCGLDDKQEKLELLIDWNQK